One window of Saccharomyces kudriavzevii IFO 1802 strain IFO1802 genome assembly, chromosome: 10 genomic DNA carries:
- the SKDI10G0160 gene encoding uncharacterized protein (similar to Saccharomyces cerevisiae YJL206C; ancestral locus Anc_1.128) — protein MKKGNGKRSKVLVLSRDAGTNELKPTRGRAHRACVACRKRKVRCSGQTPCRLCQNNSFECKYDRPPRNSSAFDKELSDDSPLYSQRASHQDHNDNKGRQSVIDYKKITETIFTPEALNQIFTSPSFDNQLFLDTIKRYLQQGQLDVNNVIRQSLPKNASWHLKTSVPLPPRGIALKFIQKTWDCACVLFRFYHRPTIISILDSIYEAEKLGKEYTAEQVKTQPLIYSVLAVGALFSKEDLSKDSNATREFYTDEGYRYFLEAKKSLDFSNITEIYSIQAIFMMTIFLQCSANLKACYSFIGIALRAALKEGLHRKSSIVGPTPIQDETKKRLFWSVYKLDLYMNCILGFPSGIDESDIDQEFPLDVDDENISTMGIKFQDWRTISSCGMNNKHTKLILIMSRIYKLMYSLRRKPLEEDSRSQIVSLNDQLENWYTQLPDILKVDTIRYRQPQPPANVCADESSSPYTKPKKLLYLDFLLSKIVLYKPFYHYISIDPLDVPEFQFQIHMAENCIEVAKKVIQLSYDMIMQNLLSGSYWFSIHTIFFSVACLKFYVYQTEKGLMRNGKADSDIYNATQLGSEILSLLKGASNASKRTFEVLNQLFKEFNKKTSVLSEQLLNIVKLQRQENSGTLTVQQQSSSNFMKCQEESQHGQQQQQQQQQQQQQQQQQQQHQTPATSLRSILNFPQGEGDLHFQGAINESHTATAAQEEYLDKLLAEFEEFDYSINRVLPDVIDFSALIGQDSAINNQAFTSEYNSGPTVGWNSK, from the coding sequence AACGAGGGGAAGAGCACATCGAGCCTGCGTGGCCTGTAGAAAGAGGAAAGTACGGTGTAGTGGACAGACACCATGTCGGCTTTGCCAGAATAACAGTTTTGAATGCAAATATGATCGACCTCCAAGGAACTCATCGGCATTTGATAAAGAACTAAGTGACGATAGCCCCCTGTACTCGCAGAGGGCTTCTCATCAAGACCATAATGATAACAAGGGTAGGCAAAGTGTCATTGATTACAAAAAGATTACAGAGACAATATTTACACCCGAAGCACTTAATCAAATATTCACATCACCTTCTTTTGACAACCAGCTTTTTTTGGACACTATTAAGCGGTATCTACAACAAGGACAATTGGATGTTAACAATGTGATTCGCCAAAGTCTACCGAAGAATGCATCCTGGCACTTGAAAACAAGCGTACCATTACCTCCCAGAGGTATTGCCTTGAAGTTCATCCAGAAAACTTGGGATTGCGCCTGTGTGCTATTTAGGTTCTACCACAGACCAACTATCATTTCTATTCTAGACTCCATATACGAAGCAGAAAAACTTGGCAAGGAATACACTGCAGAACAAGTTAAAACGCAACCATTAATATATTCCGTCTTGGCAGTTGGAGCTTTATTCTCTAAGGAAGACTTGAGCAAGGATAGTAACGCAACTAGGGAATTTTACACAGATGAAGGCTACAGATACTTTTTAGAAGCCAAGAAATCTTTGGACTTCTCTAACATCACTGAAATATACTCAATACAGGCCATATTTATGATgaccatttttttgcagtGCTCAGCAAACTTGAAAGCTTGCTATTCGTTCATCGGAATTGCTCTTCGTGCAGCGTTAAAAGAAGGTTTGCACAGAAAATCCTCTATAGTCGGTCCTACACCGATTCAAGATgagacaaagaaaagactCTTTTGGTCTGTGTACAAACTAGACCTGTACATGAATTGTATTCTTGGTTTCCCGAGCGGTATCGACGAATCTGATATAGATCAAGAGTTTCCTCTAGATGtcgatgatgaaaatatatCTACAATGGGAATAAAGTTTCAAGATTGGCGAACGATAAGTTCTTGTGGAATGAATAACAAGCATACAAAGCTAATTTTAATTATGTCTCGGATTTACAAACTAATGTACTCTTTGAGAAGAAAGCCACTAGAAGAGGATTCCAGGTCGCAAATTGTATCGCTGAATGATCAACTAGAGAACTGGTATACACAACTAcctgatattttgaaggtTGATACAATACGATATCGCCAGCCACAACCGCCTGCGAACGTTTGCGCGGATGAAAGTAGTTCTCCATACACGAAACCTAAAAAATTACTATATCTGGACTTCCTATTATCGAAAATTGTACTCTACAAACCCTTTTACCACTATATTTCTATAGACCCATTAGACGTCCCAGAGTTTCAATTCCAAATTCATATGGCTGAAAACTGTATCGAAGTAGCCAAGAAAGTCATCCAATTATCTTATGACATGATCATGCAAAACCTCTTGAGTGGCAGCTATTGGTTTTCCATTCATacaatcttcttcagtgtGGCGTGCCTCAAATTTTATGTCTACCAAACAGAAAAGGGGTTAATGCGAAATGGGAAGGCTGATTCAGACATATATAATGCTACCCAACTGGGCAGTGAAATTTTATCGCTTTTGAAAGGTGCTTCAAACGCAAGTAAACGTACCTTTGAAGTTCTAAACCAActattcaaagaatttaacaaaaaaacatcTGTACTATCCGAACAACTTTTGAACATAGTAAAGCTACAACGCCAAGAAAATAGCGGGACTTTGACGGTCCAACAGCAAAGTAGCAGTAATTTCATGAAGTGCCAGGAAGAATCGCAGCATGgacaacagcaacaacaacaacaacaacaacaacaacaacaacaacaacaacaacaacaacaccAAACTCCAGCCACAAGTCTCCGGTCCATTCTAAATTTCCCACAAGGAGAAGGCGATCTGCATTTCCAAGGGGCCATCAATGAAAGCCATACAGCAACTGCTGCACAGGAAGAATACTTGGATAAACTTCTTGCAGAGTTTGAAGAGTTCGACTACTCAATTAATAGAGTGCTGCCGGATGTCATCGATTTTTCCGCACTTATTGGTCAAGATTCCGCCATCAACAATCAAGCATTTACCTCAGAATATAACTCTGGCCCTACGGTCGGTTGGAATTCTAAATAA